The segment GGATGATAACTATTTTGTTTGGAAAATGCtctctgatttttttctcatctgAATATTTCATGCAGGTACTTCGTGTCTATTATGATAAGCACCATCGTCGTCTTAATAGATTTCAAGGTGTTAAAAATGCAAGTGAGGAGTGTCAGCTGCCACAAAAGATACAACCTTCATCctctaagaaaagaaagaaaccctTGGGATCTAGCTCAACAAAGCGTGGCAGAGGTGATAACATAAATGCACAGCTGGACAGGCAGAGGCTTAACAAATTACCTGATGCTGCTGACCAATTCACAGTAGAAAAAGATCTTTCTTCTTCTGAACATGAGCATTTGCCAGAACTCCAGGATGATGATCACCTCGATATTCTGGAAGGACCAGGACTATCTGAAGATGAGGAATGTCCTTCTGTAATCAACCATTGTGCTTTTTCAAAGATGAAGCCAACACGCCGATCCAGGTTTCCATGGACAGATGAAGCTGATAGGTAAGTGGAAACTACTCTCTCTTTGTGGCTCAAGGAACACCTGTCTGAAGCATGTAATGGATTAATGAAGCATGGTATCTTATGATTGTCTGCTGTTAGTTCCATGTAGGATGCCTTAAAGCAAGGAAGTTAACTTTGTTGCTTGTCTATTTGATTCATTTGGGaaatataaatacatgaaaTGAATAACTTTTTTGATTAAACCACCTGCTTGGTATTTTCTGGATATTTTCTTCAAGTTCAACCACATTAGTCTACATTTGTCACCCTCTTATTTGTCTACCTGGTCAATCTGAGTTGAGTTTAGATTAGTTTTCTTTTGTTCCTGATGACTTGTTTGCTATTTTGGTACGAGTATGCTCTTTaattttctgtatttttatgttttttccttcttacAGGCAATTGGTGATCCAATATGCAAGACATCGCGCAGTTCTTGGGCCAAAGTTTCACCGTGTCGATTGGAATGCACTTCGTGACTTACCAGCAGAACCTGGAATTTGCTCGAGAAGGATGTCATCCCTGTTTAGGCAAAACACAAAATTTAGACCAGCTGTAATGAAGCTCTGCACCATGCTTGGTGAGCGCTATGCAAAGCACCTGGAGAGAACCCAGAACAGGTTTCTTAACAAAAATGACTGCAGAGGTCTCTTGCGATGCTCTGCCAGTGAAGGCCTTCATGGGAAGTTCTCCAATGCTGTTGAATGTGATGAAGAAGCAGGTTGTGAGGAAGCGTGTTGGGATGATTTCAAGGAAAAAAGTATTAGAAAGGCCTTAGAGGATGTTTTCCACTACAAGCAAGTGAGTAAATTGGATATCTCTAAGAGAGTTGGATCTGGCTCTGAAGAATGGTGTGATTTAAACACAAATGTTGAAAGACATGTATATCTCTGACACCTCTACAAtcacattttctttcttttcatctttccaGCATCTATAGTAATGcaattgaaatatcattttagtTAGAAATAACTAGACAATTAAGGTTGGCCTTCCTCTATATTTGGTTTTGGTGAATACCAGGGCTGAGTAAGGTATTCTTATTTATCTGTTGTTCTCATTGACCATGTGCATGGCTTTCCAAAGGAACACATTTCATTTATTGCAACTAACAACAGTTCCATACTAGCTACTCTTTTTCTGAGAATGGTTGCTACTCTTGAGTGCTTTCTCAAAGTGTATGGCTCAAATACATTTTCTTTCTTGCAGAATCGAATGGAATCTGAAACGGTTCTGTCAAATACTCCCAAGAAGGACATGCAGAAACTTGGCATTGGAAAACGTAAAGATTCTGCTCAAAGATCAAGACAATATCATCTTCATCAGAAGTTTACTAAGCTTTTAGACGAAGGGACTAGTGTTCGTAGACAAGTGCACAAGTCATTGGCCATTTCTAATGCTGTAGAACTATTAAAGCTTGTCTTCTTGAGCACCTCAACAGCACCAGAGCTGCAAAATCTTTTGGCAGAAACTTTACGGCGTTATTCTGAACACGATCTGTTTGCAGCTTTTAGCTACCTCAGAGTGAAAAAAATCTTGGTAAAGCATAATTTTCTATTCTCAAGTTTATTGCAGTTGCTATGTCTGGCTATGTATGTGAATTGTGGCCAAAACATGTTGAATGCTTCCTTCACCGTATCATGAGATGAGGACGCATATAACTATTTTCTGCTTGGACTCATTTGGTTTTCTAGTCTTGTAGAAAGTACTAAAATATTATCACCCTCTTTAAAGCTCCTTGCTTTTGCTTAAAGGTGAAGTATTGGTCTTTTGTTCATGTTTCTAACATCTTAGACTAATTGATACCACTGCTCTATCTCATATAtgcatttatcttttttctcaCCCTATCATTCTTATACAAGTACCTACTAATTTCGGAGTCCCTGTAGCTAAATATTTTGTAGCATGTCAGAAAGTCAACACACTTTGCTATTTGCTCTTTAAAGTGGTTGTCTTCCAGAAAATCAATTCTTAATGTACTTGTTGCTGATGCCTGAGAGGGTTTGTGCAACTGTGAACTCTGATATAACATTGCAAGCATATGAAAGGTTATTTGAGTATAACTCTACGGCTTCTTGTGTTCGAAACAGACATGTACcttgttaatatttttacttgGTTGAAAGGTGGTCATTTGTGTAAATTTGATAGTAACTTGTCTTTCAATTCCCCTGGTCTCTTGAAGCTCGTGTTTCTTGCAGATTTAATTCATTATAAATAACCTTTTTTGACTGTCTCTATTTCCATTCTACCTTTTctctcttataatttttattaatttaagttaacACTTTCACCCCTTTCATTCCTTCACTTCTTCACCATTTGACAGATTGGGGGCAGTGGTGGTCAACCTTATGTGCTATCTCAACAGTTCCTGACCAGTGTTTCTAAGTCTCCATTTCCATCTAATGCTGGAAAGAGGGCTGCTAAACTTTCCAGCTGGCTTCATGAAAGAGAAAAGGACCTTGTGGAAGGAGGGGTTGATCTTACTGCGGATTTGCAGTGTGGTGACATTTTTCAGTTGTTTGCTCAAGTTTCTTCGGGCGAGTTGTCCATTTCTCCATGCATGCCAGTTGAAGGAGTGGGAGAGACCGAAGACCTAAGAAgcttgaaacacaaaaataaggAAGATGAATTTTGTGATTGTGATAGGGGCAAAAAATTGAAATCACTGGCAGATAGTGAACTCTTTTCTCGCAGAGAAAAGGGCTTTCCTGGTATTGTGGTGTCTCTGCATCGTGCAGCAATGCAAACCATTAATTCTCTAGACTTGCTCAAAGATGGGGAGACTTGTAGCGGTGAACTTCGTTGGAATGATATGCTCAATTCTGGTTTGGGTCAGGAAATCAGCTGGAATACATCTTGTCACAACAATGGGCAGGAAATTCTGAATTTTGGCAGCACTATCCCCACAGCAGCATGGCCCAGCATGGCACCTTGGGAGGCTATGACATGCTATTTGGAATATCTGGTGCCAAAACCTTATGATCGAAATCAAATGAATCCTGATGTCTTTAGGACCATTTATGCTGCTATTCAGAAGGCTGGTGACCAGGGTTTGAGCATGGAAGAAATTTCCCAAGTTACAGGTATGCCAGTTGCTTcaggccttttcttttctccctaTCTTGTGGCTTTTTACTTCAACTCTGAAATGCACAACATTTTTCCATAAGCTCTGCTGAATATTTCAAGTCTTTCAGGAGAAAATATGCATATACAGATAATTGATGTGCTCCAGACATTTGGACGAGTTTTGAAGGTCAGTTTTACTTTTGACCATGGAGAAATtcttttattctaattaaagaAATTCTAAGATGGTGTACCTGCAACAGTGCACTTAGCTGGGGGTGTTGCAATTTTCAATACATCTTCTTGGGGTACCTTCCACTTTCCCCATGTCTGacttctattttgttattttaatagaattttCTCAAACAAGAATAGCCAGTGTTTAGATGGCAAATGTGAGAGTTAAATATCTTGGTTTGAGTGGCTGTGGGGTGATTTTTGCTCTGAGTTTATGCCAAATCCAGTGTCATCACCAAGTAGTTTCCCATAGTCCTTGTAAAAGACTGGGGAAACAGGTTGAGGTTGCTGACAACATGCTTGCGCACAAACACATTTATATCCTGGACTTTATGTCATAAACTCCcttaaatttcatttatcaaCTCAGGCCAGGTTTGGTGGCATAAACTTTAActcaagaaaaattataacgTGCTGCATTTTGTGCAGGTCAATGCTTATGAATCTGTTCGTCTGGTTGATGCATTATATCGTTCCAAGTACTTCCTGACCTCAGTGGCTGGTTCTCGTCAAGATCTGACTGCACATTCAGTGACAAAGTCCTTGGAGAGCATTGATGATGGCCATCTAACTTTGCAGCCTGAAAATTATGTAGTTGCTACTAGTTCACAAAGGGAAGTGGTCATGGATAATCATGATGTGCACAAAGTTACCATTCTTAATCTTCCTGGAGAGTTTGCATCTTTGAATGAAACCCAAAATAGCATTGCACATGAAAGTCatttacaagaaaatttaatttcaccAGAACAGGTTATTGACGGTGAAACCTCATCTGGTGAGATATGTATGCCAATATTGCCATGGATAAATGGAGATGGGACTATGAATAAGGTTGTCTACAATGGACTTGTACGTCGTGTTCTTGGTACTGTGATGCAAAATCCTGGTATAACAGAGGTATGCTGCCTTTTCAAATGTACAACATTTCATTCATTATCAGACGTACTCTTTCCAGCATAGAAtgttattctaaaaaataaatataaacaataagcAGTGAATGTTGCTGATGCTTTGGTAATATCATAATGTCATCAAAATTTTAAGGTTCAAGTATGATCCAATACCTCTTGTGATGTAAATTTAGCCGTGTGCTATAACTGTCAGCAAAAATACCtagaaaatttaatatatatggaGTTTGCTTCTCAAAGTAACTTTTGATTTTGTCAACTTGCATGTATTTGTACTTTATGcaaatttgtttaatttcaatataaCTCATAAAATGTTGGATATCCGTTTTATGTCTTACATTTCAGTTCAAACTCAAGTATTGGTTTTAAATTGTTGGACAACCAAGTTTCATTTTTATGAGATGTTAGTGAAATTTTTGAgactattatttgtttttggtctGTTTGCTGCAAGCTTGAACAAGTTGCTCCTTTCAGAGATTGTTCATCAAggttttattttctaacatgtGCCGTAGGGACACATGTTAAACCCAACAAATGGTGGCTCTTTACTTCAATCAAGAAACATCTGAATGCATTATTGCGGATTATTGGAATTTAAACCTTTCATTTACTTTCATTAACATGTGCCCTTGAAGCACATGTTAGAATTTGAAAGACTCATTTCTCTTCACTTTCTCTCACTTTTGTCGTAATTATTTTGGCAGGAGAATATTATACTCCATGTTGATGTATTAAATCCCCAGGTATGCTATTGTATTTGTTATCgctaaagttttttattatgttcTCTGATTTCTAAAATGTCCCATGTCAGGTTAAGAATTGTCCCCCCATCTGTAATTGATGAAATGGActctttgattttaaaaaaactctctaCAGATTTATCTTCTGCTAGGATCAGTATTTATGCACTCACAGCTTTGCTGcagcgccccccccccccccccccactatTCCTCTATGTAACTAGGCTCATTGGAAGGTCTTGaaaatcatacgattttacAAACTCTAAACAgcaagtaacaacaacaacaataataatatattcatGTAATTATGCTAGGAATTAATCATTTTTCTAGCAACTATTGTaaccaattaattttattgttagccgaagatatataatttaatcatgCTTGTGTTTATGAACTGATATTGTGCTCATGCAAAAGAAAGCTTGGCTACacttaatcaaaaaaaaaaaaataattgttccaTGCAGATGAACATTCTTGGGTATATCAGGTAAATCTACGGTATAAGGTTTAATCAAAGTAGAATTAGATTAGGACTTTCACAACACCAAGGTTATATCAGATCATGCAACTCATGCCTCTGAACCATGTTTGGATTATAGGAAAAGGATAGAAAGAggaagcagttttttttttgggactgGCAGCATATAAGTCTAAAATAGTCCAAATGTCCTATTAATTACTGATTCAATAACCTATTTTACCAAGATCTCAACCATGATTTTTAGCGtgttttgaattgttaatactgttttgaattgtaaaatcttatgattttacgattcgatgaacttttttttaataaccatGCTTCTAAGAACATGAAAGTGTGTCTCAATACCATCTAATATTGCTCAGGAACATGTTTTCCTTATTTAGCATCAGTATGTCAAGATGACATACTTTTAGCTTCCATAATCTTTTTTGGGGGGAGAACGCAGTATGCATATACTAGCATGTTCAGGCCTTGTGTTGTTTTAGCCTTAGCCTAATGAAATTGCTAGCaaagaaagaatgaaataaattttgtacTAATGTCCTCCGTAACTTTTCCATGTGTAAATCATAGCTGAAGCGaacatttaattattgttctgTAATATATATGTTTGCTCATATTTGATGGGGTCAGTCGTGTAATGATTGTTGAAGTTGGATTTGTCAAAGGTAAATGGCCTTGTTTTCCCCCCTTCATATGTTGCCGTTATAAGAGGGTTGGACCTGACAGATAATTCTGAAATGTAACTTGTCATCATGAACGCatcatttctattattttgaccCAATTCCATTATGAACATGAATATATACAACTATTTGGTGAAATATTTTTGTGCGATATATGCATCATTGATGTTGtgtatttctaattgtttttgtaGAGTTGTAGAAATCTACTGGAGTTAATGATTTTGGATAAACACCTCATTGTGAGGAAGATGCACCAGTCTACATCAAGTGCCCCCCCTGCCTTACTGAGAACTCTCCTTGGGAATAGATTCAGAGAACCAAAGTTGGTATACCGCGAGCATTTCTTTGCCAATTCTATGAGTGCAGCCCTGCTGTAGAGCAGCTTCATGTATTGTTTTTCAGTATTTTAGGGAGCAGCCTCCAGTTTTCTTTCGAGAGGCACCAAACTAGATGGGTGTAGGTAATGGTATATAAAGTTTCACTACACAGGATCTGTAATTTAAGGATTATATCTTGTGGTGAAATTGCAAATATCTGTACAGTATGCTGTTTTTAGGTGTTTTATACGGCTCTGGATTCCAGCAATCATTCCTCTATGCGGAAACGACATGAAGTAAAGAACCAAAGATTATTAGCCAAGGTCTTCGCCTTCGCATGGCTGAATGCCTGATTGCTTGCCGGGGGGTGCACAATTATCAAGTGTGGTCCATCCAGCTTCCTTTCGTTATTGACAGCCACCCAAATCTCTTGCAGATTATCTACGTGTGGCAATCACAACCCAGCAAGTTAGTAAAGTGAATAGTTTGTCTTTGCTGCTTTAGATTGTAGAGATTTGCAGTGGTTGGCTGGGAAGCTTAATCTGACACGATGAAACCTATGCTCAAAGTGGTTAACCTGCATGAACTCTACTTGTAATGATTGCAATTATTGTTTCCTGAACTGCAGTTTCGGGAATTGAATTTTGATGGGTATATAGAGGATATTTCAatccttatattattaaattttatttgggtttatttgttgagattgatttaattattactGAGTATTTTATTTAGTAGGTTATAAACTTAATCATTTGTTTTAGTTAAAGGTTTTAATATttgtatgataatttattttcctctcaTCTTCAGCTATTTTCTTTCACTTCTTCTGCCCATTTCTTTTAATTCGGCTTTTTAATTCGCTTATTCTTTTTCATCTCGGATTAGCTTTGGTACTATAGCATaggtttttaattgtttttacaattaaataatCTATGAACTTGTTTGTATtctcaaaaattcaaaacatatctAAAACCCTAGATTTGTGAGAGTTCTCATCAAATGTGTCTTctgcctttctttttttagggaaaaaaaacacccaGCTTCAGAACCAAAATTTGTAGAAAGATCAAAACTTTTGAAGGCCTACGAAAGAAACCACCGAATGGTTTTGTCTCCGAGCATTAGGCTTGTTGCTTGGCTTGCCGCGCCGTTCTCTCTCCGTTGACCACCTCGAAGATTCTGCCAAATCTGTACACGTCTTATTTCCTACCAATTCATTTGCCAGTATGGGAGTTATAGCCAAATATTTTGAGTGAGAAATATTTTTGGGAATTGAACAGGGAAAGTCTTTTTGCCAGTTATACTTTTATTTCTAATTGTCTTtcatattgattaaaaaaaaaaaggagaaaaaatcgtgaaataaaagtgaaaattgaaaaaagaaggaatgaaAAAGAGTATGTGACGGTAGAGATAAAAAGcgagtaacaaaaaaaatgaaaagaagaaaagaaaagtgattGAAGTCATCGTCAACAACTTGAATGATCCGAAAATATTCATCCAcgattaaattcaataatttaaattttggtcAGGAAAGTACTTtactctttaattaattaaattttatttatttaatattacacTTATTATTCAACTTATTATTGATAGTGCCTGTTATACCCggaaaaaaatccaatcttgtaaacttttttattatatttttatctatcaacAAAATTTCATCATTGGTATTTATAACATTCACTCCTCTTTGTTAATTGTGATTCTATGCTAAACTTGTGGGATGTTGAAATTTGTATTTGATCTAATCATTTGCACTCAAGGATTTAACATGCTTAAGAATTTCCTAATGTATTatgttcttaaataatatctatattaaaaaaaatagaattagcTTTATTTTTGCAATGTGATTTTACTTGCAAGAATTGTatgtaatcttaattttatttctaaaataatgtTGGAAGCATTTGTGTATTACTCATCTAATGTCTAACTCTGTATCTATAAATACCAAACCCAAGCCTTAATGATGTCTTAAAGGACATTCAAGGAGAACTATAACTTATGCAAACTTAAATGATCAATTTGTCTAAAAGAGTGGAACCATTAGAGATTTTTTAAATGAGGCACTTAAATAGCATAAAAATTTACTGCAATAACCATTAAAAGCAAGTTGATCGAAGACACCATCGATATGAATATCATTTAGGTTACTCTAACTAGTATAACCCTAATGAGCGAGTTGAGACCTAATAAAATAaaggtctttattttttacggTTATCATTACCCTTGGATTTTTAATAGGTGGATTAGTGGTAAGGATAACTTCTTTGATTGATACAACTTATCTGATAATAAGAGAGTAAGTTTTGTCAAGATGAAGCTCATTAGTGAAGCCTAGTTTTATCAGGAAAGTGTTGAGGATTGTTTAGAGATGAGAGATAAATCTTAAGAAACACTTGCCTCAATCttatagaaaaacaataataagagAGTCTGATGTGTTTACTTTAGTTGTAAAGGAAGTTTTATGAGACTCTCTAATGAAACTGTTTGAGGAGGTGAGTGTAGTGTTAAAAAAGTTTCTAGATAATTGTCCTCTGAAAATCCCAAATTCTTTGTCTCCAGTGTTTGACATCCAACATGTAATTTATTCTGAGTGACATATTGAGCTCCTTGATTCTTTATCCCCTACACGTGATGAGGAAAATGAAGATAATCATAATTTACTAGGTTGTGTCCAAACTATATCTATTAAGGCTTGGAATAGTCTCTGTTCCATTTCACAATCTCGATCATATAATGTTTATAGTTACAAATTTAGAAAGTCTATAGATTTACTTTCCATGTCTGCTCATATTAAGATGTCTTATCCAATTGAGTCTTTTGTATGTGGGTTCATAATTTGTATATTgagatcataaaataaattcaagaaagtAATGAACAATATAACTTTCAAGCTTATTTATATAAGTACCACGATGCACTTAATGTTAGAGATTATTTTATGATACAGATTAGACCTGAATGATATtctttataaacaaatcataaatttcaaGTGAGTAGTGCTAAACCATTTAAAGTGTCACAAATGATTGAATAAATAGTTATGTCATTAAATTGCTATCAAGCTTTGATAGTGAGTCTTGACAGATAAAAGCTTCTTAGTGCCAAGATTCCAGCATCCAGGACATACCAGGCTATAGAGGTTCTTGTCTAGCTTATTTCCCAGATAGACCAAGCTCCCATAAAAGAAAGGGGTATAGGCTTGTCATCCCTCTTAtgctttctctattttttctattaaaggAGGATAACAAGCAGGATGGCTCCATGTCCAGTCTAATATGAAAGACCTCGTTGTATATGAAACACAACCTATCCTTGATGCTATTTTTGATACCCCTACCTCATTATCCTTATTATTGGAAAAAAGAGAGCATATTAATGCTATTTTAAATGTACAAGTTGTTTTTACTAGGATGTTGAAATTCCGTAAATCCTATTTCATGGACTAGATGACCAGTTCAACcatatttttattggtcatcTAGATTGTCTTTGGACTCGTGAAATCAATCGATTAACTTTAGGTCAGCTCAcacataattaaattgaaaactcaAGTTAGGTAAGGAGCTGGATCGGGAGATTTCAAGATTGATTCGCTTGACCAAGTTTAATAACAGTGTCAAAAAAATATCCATGcttttgacattattttttacGTTTAAAAAAGTTTGATTCGATTTACTTAGAGCACAGGGCAATGACCTagtaattagaaataaaagggAGGATGACATTATGCATATGAGAGGATATCAACCCGGGATGCTCATTCAAGAATTGCAAGTTTTGTGGGCACCTTTCCTTATTGTTAATATCACTGAAGAGTTGGTTTGCCCTACATTGTAATTTAGTTGTAGGGATTAGTCTCCCACACCAATAGTCTGATTTTACTCAAATCAATGCTTTCAGATGCCGAGAGAAGCATTTATGCTGCTTTTGGATGATGGgtttgtagttgttttttatcaaattaaaaagctGTCTTTCCTACCTTTTTGCGCAAACACAAAAATCTCTAAGGTTCTTTATATATCAatagatttttaattagatcCGTAGttaacataattatattataaaaaattaacataactaTAAATTAATCATGTAAAATCTTGTGAATTTCtacaaaatcatcaaattccTTAACATCCCCTCCTTTTACTTCACatgaaacaaatattataagcttgtatgtgtgtgtgtgtgtctaacCTAATCAAGATGAAAAATAGATAGTGACTTTAAATAGATGTGACTTTAATTATGATTGCTTTTATAAGTTGAGactttttaagatttttcttgTAAATCTAAGTGTTTTTATGGTTAATGGGCTAGGGGATTCACCTATacctaaattaactttaactctttaagaattagttttttttttaactttcaagtCTTTATAGTAATCTTAAATCTTAACTAAGTTTGCACCCAATTTTGATTTAgactattaatttttattcactTCACTTGAGTTTCTAGATTTTACTAGATTTGGGGCACACGATCCATCACAGGCCAATAAAAATTTTTTGACGTAAAACAAatgctaagaaaaaaatttgagaccCGAGTCATTGATTTAAttggtaatttaaataatatgaataaaaaagtaaataaactataataaataaactaacaaaaaaatgcaatagaaaaaaggtaaaaaggACCAGACCCAAGCCCATTCAGcgtataaaacaaaaatcaatgttgaagggcaaaactaatattttttcttaaaaaagcaataaaaaaacccattaaatcaggttaactcgCAAAATCTGTGACCATAgctataaaattgagataatctcatagaaaaaagtaagaaaaaatttcaaaaatcaatttataataattcaaatgagaacatgataactccatagaaagaaaaatgaaaaagaaaaagttaaaactcaatctctagcaaataaaatgttatgggttgaaaatcaagaaaatatatataattaaaaaacaggtCCAAAAAACTCGATTTGAGCCCACCCGGGTCAAGACGCAAAATCTTTGACCCAATTATGATAGCAAGGCAACCACatttgaaatcaaattgaataaaatcatgaagctcaattatgacaacccaatgttgaaggacgtaaataaaagatcaatttctaacaaataaaatgtgaaatgataaaattgagataaataaatttaaaaagaaaaaaaaagatattcatgtgctgcaatatttttaaagaagtaagaaaaatttaagattaaggTAATTGAAAGAGATTGTCGTACTCTCAGATTGGCAACACagaatgcaaaacaaaaaaaatactataaagcGAATATCACATGCTTATATCTAatcaattgatttaatttaattgaaaaaacaaaaatccttttagaaaagctaaatttaacaaagacacaaaaaaaagaccaaggcaacccgtgttttttttatatatataaaaactaaaaaatcccaCAGAAgcgaaaaa is part of the Populus nigra chromosome 8, ddPopNigr1.1, whole genome shotgun sequence genome and harbors:
- the LOC133702082 gene encoding uncharacterized protein LOC133702082 isoform X3 codes for the protein MDNLISSALEEICYHGPSGVSLSSLWSTLTPKPSPSVKASLWTNLLSIPSLQFTVPGYDLPFSADDSKIKRCEHAEKLGLKIVAKEHLRDSFVGLYDTPSTGISSNQRNALKRLAVARGNGITQNALAKDLKVENNNFFYVVRSLECRGLIVRQPAVVKMKDVSVTTNMLYLYRHAKHLGVQQRFEINEECVEETDIRGDGFDGESSSKVLVRDYLPPIKAICDKLEKANDKVLVISDIKQDLGYSGTKGHKAWRNILRRLKDACVVEEFEAKVDRKVECCLRLLQEFSPNNFEPKTRGCGEDCDNKVLVKFGKMIQQTDQLVELSLDQQIYDLIDAAGSKGATFREVGRRLGLDKKRNYPRFENMLSMFGMHRQAEINKRTPEYRVWTAGNSNSDTPIAVLCKSKAVLGDNNISDLNTSNVDVPVRSDVGLLEHGNSTLGIYSASSGKLNEEIDTDVYSGSPEDGKTNHMQLCPGNVPDSLNRPRSTASNAEIYIESMQMEPDGASSVKTAPTLLTPHHSGSSQTYPHMPLTADSAFREKKILEWLQDKIFILKPEIHKWLKSLEDKGTTIDRKTVDRILYKLERQGHCKLQHINVPAVTNCARDRTILVVLHPSVQGFPPELMGEIHDRVRVFEKQSRGEGSSRLKIKESVPVLNSVTRTQMHVGSEEKTAKWEAMRANGFVLAKMGRARLLHTFLWNHLSSLPEWNGSAQKYDDMIEKCKRGLRLSDLPIEEYRNLLDSRATNRLSLIIDILRRLKLIRLVRDGHSEDGVKAPHARSRHAMELKPYVEEPLSIVAVSNLRCLDLRPRIRHDFFLLNREAVDEYWKTLEYCYAAAHQIAAKHAFPGSVVPEVFHHRSWASVRIMSSDQRAELLKRIMMDDQSKTLSYKDCEKIAKDLNLTLQQVLRVYYDKHHRRLNRFQGVKNASEECQLPQKIQPSSSKKRKKPLGSSSTKRGRGDNINAQLDRQRLNKLPDAADQFTVEKDLSSSEHEHLPELQDDDHLDILEGPGLSEDEECPSVINHCAFSKMKPTRRSRFPWTDEADRQLVIQYARHRAVLGPKFHRVDWNALRDLPAEPGICSRRMSSLFRQNTKFRPAVMKLCTMLGERYAKHLERTQNRFLNKNDCRGLLRCSASEGLHGKFSNAVECDEEAGCEEACWDDFKEKSIRKALEDVFHYKQVSKLDISKRVGSGSEEWCDLNTNVERHNRMESETVLSNTPKKDMQKLGIGKRKDSAQRSRQYHLHQKFTKLLDEGTSVRRQVHKSLAISNAVELLKLVFLSTSTAPELQNLLAETLRRYSEHDLFAAFSYLRVKKILIGGSGGQPYVLSQQFLTSVSKSPFPSNAGKRAAKLSSWLHEREKDLVEGGVDLTADLQCGDIFQLFAQVSSGELSISPCMPVEGVGETEDLRSLKHKNKEDEFCDCDRGKKLKSLADSELFSRREKGFPGIVVSLHRAAMQTINSLDLLKDGETCSGELRWNDMLNSGLGQEISWNTSCHNNGQEILNFGSTIPTAAWPSMAPWEAMTCYLEYLVPKPYDRNQMNPDVFRTIYAAIQKAGDQGLSMEEISQVTGENMHIQIIDVLQTFGRVLKVNAYESVRLVDALYRSKYFLTSVAGSRQDLTAHSVTKSLESIDDGHLTLQPENYVVATSSQREVVMDNHDVHKVTILNLPGEFASLNETQNSIAHESHLQENLISPEQVIDGETSSGEICMPILPWINGDGTMNKVVYNGLVRRVLGTVMQNPGITEENIILHVDVLNPQSCRNLLELMILDKHLIVRKMHQSTSSAPPALLRTLLGNRFREPKLVYREHFFANSMSAALL